A genomic window from Quercus lobata isolate SW786 chromosome 10, ValleyOak3.0 Primary Assembly, whole genome shotgun sequence includes:
- the LOC115962897 gene encoding probable WRKY transcription factor 43, whose protein sequence is MAPMQNNQMLLLGSSSSSAASTSSSNIENFNSQNLFHGANNKDKMKAETRIQHHEANNISERGEKVTKGDKKIKRHRFAFQTRSHVDILDDGYRWRKYGQKAVKNSKFPRSYYRCTHKGCNVKKQIQRLSKDEEIVVTTYEGMHSHPLEKTTDSFEQILQQLQTPAPS, encoded by the exons ATGGCTCCAATGCAAAACAACCAAATGTTATTACTAGGTTCTTCTAGTTCATCAGCAGCTTCTACTTCCTCATCAAACATAGAGAATTTTAATTCTCAGAATCTGTTTCATGGTGCCAACAACAAGGACAAAATGAAAGCAGAAACCAGAATTCAACATCATGAAGCTAATAACATTTCTGAGAGGGGAGAAAAAGTTACAAAAGGAGACAAGAAGATCAAAAGGCACAGATTTGCATTTCAAACAAGGAGCCATGTTGATATACTCGATGATGGGTACAGATGGAGGAAATATGGGCAAAAGGCAGTGAAGAATAGTAAATTTCCGAG GAGTTACTACAGGTGTACTCATAAAGGCTGCAATGTCAAGAAGCAAATCCAACGCCTTTCCAAAGATGAAGAGATTGTGGTGACAACCTATGAAGGGATGCATTCACATCCACTAGAGAAGACTACTGATAGCTTTGAACAGATCTTGCAACAGTTACAAACACCAGCTCCCTCATGA
- the LOC115962896 gene encoding uncharacterized protein LOC115962896, with amino-acid sequence MSKKGERDPTMKGYHIEKKREKDKLQHQFMVLQEDWHSYNQSHPRTQRRYSTNSNHMAKSLQRLDSSPRSLMSSLQKRLSPPEGAWKVRTNDLAMEEIRRERKAVIESGRLKGRRLFEADESETEMGFGWKEKICNGLAQESEVRSVSFCDSDDDHHENETGGMISNVLPVCFQCCCSSSSSLSSLSSFSLRDEYVKGEVVVEDEKKVVASVEMRRDSYGGSGNGRRWMVVMGWLAIASIVYAICIVPMRSFGGYRDEHEMILVPT; translated from the coding sequence ATGAGCAAAAAAGGAGAAAGGGACCCCACCATGAAAGGCTAtcatatagaaaagaaaagagaaaaagataaacTGCAGCACCAGTTCATGGTTTTACAAGAAGATTGGCATTCCTACAATCAGTCTCACCCAAGAACCCAACGAAGATATTCAACAAACTCTAACCACATGGCTAAATCTCTTCAAAGGCTAGACAGCTCTCCAAGAAGCCTCATGTCTTCACTTCAAAAAAGACTGTCTCCTCCAGAAGGAGCATGGAAAGTGAGGACCAATGATTTGGCAATGGAAGAGATACGTAGAGAAAGAAAAGCAGTCATTGAGAGTGGAAGGTTGAAAGGGCGGCGGCTTTTTGAGGCGGATGAGAGTGAAACTGAGATGGGTTTTGGATGGAAAGAGAAGATATGTAATGGTTTGGCTCAAGAGAGTGAAGTGAGATCAGTGTCCTTTTGTGATTCTGATGATGATCATCATGAAAATGAAACTGGTGGGATGATCAGCAATGTATTGCCTGTTTGTTTTCAGTGCTGTTGTTCTTCATCTTCGTCGTTGTCTTCattgtcttctttttctctGCGTGATGAATATGTGAAAGGAGAGGTAGTAGTGGAGGACGAAAAGAAAGTGGTGGCAAGTGTGGAGATGAGAAGAGATTCTTATGGTGGAAGTGGTAATGGGAGAAGGTGGATGGTTGTGATGGGTTGGCTTGCTATTGCTTCAATTGTGTATGCAATTTGCATTGTTCCAATGAGGAGCTTTGGTGGATATAGAGATGAACATGAGATGATCCTAGTTCCAACATGA
- the LOC115965929 gene encoding SUMO-activating enzyme subunit 1A-like, whose protein sequence is MDGEELTEQETALYDRQIRVWGADAQRRLSKSHILVCGMKGTVAEFCKNIVLAGVGSLTLVDDRVATDEALFSSNFLIPPDENVYRGKTLAELCCDSLKDFNPMVRVSVEKGDVSGFDGEFFDKYDVVVVSCCSLATKKSVNEKCRKLSKHIAFYTVDCRDSSGEIFVDLQDHIYSKKKLEETVECKLQYPSFEEAISVPWRALPRRVSKLYFAMRVIEKFEAEGRHPGDVSIADLPGVLKLKKELCEANSLNESHIPDALLKRLVTGTREFPPVCAVIGGILGQEVIKAISGKGDPLKNFFFFDAVDGKGIIEDISNSNPKSGS, encoded by the exons ATGGACGGAGAAGAGTTGACTGAGCAAGAGACTGCTCTCTACGACCGCCAAATTAGGGTTTGGGGCGCTGATGCTCAaagaag ATTGAGCAAATCTCATATATTAGTATGTGGAATGAAAGGGACTGTTGCTGAG TTTTGCAAGAACATTGTTCTAGCAGGGGTTGGTAGTTTGACATTGGTGGATGATCGGGTAGCGACCGATGAAGcacttttttcttctaattttttgataCCTCCTGATGAGAATGTGTATCGTGGGAAAACGCTCGCCGAGCTTTGTTGTGATTCCTTGAAAGATTTCAATCCGATGGTTCGTGTTTCAGTTGAAAAAG GTGATGTGTCAGGCTTTGATGGGGAGTTCTTCGATAAATATGATGTTGTAGTTGTCAGTTGTTGCTCACTTGCGACAAAA AAATCGGTCAATGAGAAATGCCGGAAGTTATCAAAGCATATAGCATTCTATACAGTTGACTGTAGAGACTCTTCTGGTGAAATATTTGTTGATCTGCAAGACCATATATATTCAAAG AAAAAACTTGAGGAGACCGTTGAATGCAAACTGCAATATCCTAGTTTTGAG GAAGCAATTTCAGTGCCTTGGAGAGCTCTCCCAAGGAGAGTGTCAAAGCTATACTTTGCTATGAGAG TGATAGAAAAGTTTGAGGCTGAGGGGCGCCATCCAGGAGACGTTTCGATTGCAGATCTTCCTGGTGTTCTGAAGCTGAAAAAGGAGCTTTGTGAGGCAAAT TCATTGAATGAATCTCATATTCCTGATGCACTTCTTAAAAGATTGGTAACGGGTACAAGAGAATTCCCTCCGGTTTGTGCTGTCATTGGGGGAATCCTTGGACAG GAGGTTATCAAAGCAATATCAGGCAAAGGGGACCCcctaaaaaatttcttcttctttgatgctGTGGATGGGAAAGGGATAATAGAGGACATTTCAAATTCAAACCCTAAAAGTGGAAGCTGA